A stretch of the Lolium perenne isolate Kyuss_39 chromosome 3, Kyuss_2.0, whole genome shotgun sequence genome encodes the following:
- the LOC127343570 gene encoding V-type proton ATPase subunit B 2 encodes MVVSNGNADMEEGTLEIGMEYRTVSGVAGPLVILDKVKGPKYQEIVNIRLGDGTTRRGQVLEVDGEKAVVQVFEGTSGIDNKYTTVQFTGEVLKTPVSLDMLGRIFNGSGKPIDNGPPILPEAYLDISGSSINPSERTYPEEMIQTGISTIDVMNSIARGQKIPLFSAAGLPHNEIAAQICRQAGLVKRKEKTDNLLENAEEDNFAIVFAAMGVNMETAQFFKRDFEENGSMERVTLFLNLANDPTIERIITPRIALTTAEYLAYECGKHVLVILTDMSSYADALREVSAAREEVPGRRGYPGYMYTDLATIYERAGRIEGRKGSITQIPILTMPNDDITHPTPDLTGYITEGQIYIDRQLHNRQIYPPINVLPSLSRLMKSAIGEGMTRRDHSDVSNQLYANYAIGKDVQAMKAVVGEEALSSEDLLYLEFLDKFERKFVAQGAYDTRNIFQSLDLAWTLLRIFPRELLHRIPAKTLDQFYSRDASH; translated from the exons ATGGTTGTCTCAAATGGCAATGCCGACATGGAGGAAGGAACCCTTGAAATCGGGATGG AGTACAGGACAGTTTCTGGTGTTGCTGGCCCTCTCGTGATTCTTGACAAAGTGAAG GGCCCTAAATACCAAGAAATCGTCAACATACGATTGGGAGATGGCACAACTAGGCGTGGTCAGGTGCTCGAAGTTGATGGGGAGAAAGCTGTGGTTCAG GTTTTCGAGGGAACTTCTGGTATTGACAACAAATATACAACTGTGCAATTCACTGGTGAG GTTCTAAAAACTCCGGTGTCACTGGATATGCTTGGGCGCATTTTCAATGGTTCTGGGAAACCTATAGATAACGGGCCACCAATTTTACCAGAGGCATACCTGGACATTTCCG GAAGTTCTATCAATCCCAGTGAACGGACATACCCTGAAGAAATGATTCAGACTGGCATATCTACAATTGATGTCATGAATTCTATAGCTCGTGGTCAGAAGATCCCTCTATTCTCCGCTGCaggtctcccacacaatgaaattGCTGCTCAGATTTGCCGCCAGGCTGGTTTGGTAAAGCGTAAAGAGAAGACTGATAATCTCCTCGAG AATGCCGAGGAGGACAATTTTGCTATTGTCTTTGCTGCTATGGGAGTAAACATGGAAACAGCACAATTTTTCAAGCGTGATTTTGAGGAGAACGGTTCGATGGAGAGAGTTACCTTATTTCTTAATCTG GCAAATGATCCAACCATTGAGCGTATTATTACTCCAAGAATTGCTCTCACAACAGCGGAGTACTTGGCATATGAGTGTGGGAAGCATGTGCTTGTCATCCTGACTGACATGAGTTCATATGCAGATGCACTTCGTGAA GTTTCTGCTGCTCGAGAGGAAGTACCTGGAAGGCGTGGTTATCCCGGTTATATGTATACTGACTTAGCAACTATCTATGAGCGTGCTGGTCGCATTGAAGGAAGAAAAGGATCAATTACACAGATTCCTATTTTAACCATGCCTAATGATG ATATTACCCATCCAACTCCTGACCTTACTGGTTACATTACTGAGGGGCAGATCTACATTGACAGGCAGCTACACAATCGTCAG ATATACCCACCAATTAATGTCCTTCCCTCACTTTCGCGGCTCATGAAG AGCGCTATTGGCGAAGGCATGACTCGACGGGATCATTCTGATGTCTCAAACCAG CTATATGCCAACTACGCCATAGGCAAGGACGTGCAGGCTATGAAGGCAGTGGTGGGAGAGGAGGCACTGTCATCAGAGGACTTG CTCTACCTTGAGTTCCTTGACAAGTTTGAGAGGAAGTTTGTGGCTCAGGGAGCATATGACACGCGAAACATCTTTCAGTCGCTTGACCTCGCCTGGACCCTACTCCGCATCTTTCCCCGTGAGCTGCTTCACCGTATTCCGGCGAAAACCCTTGATCAGTTCTACAGTCGTGATGCCTCCCACTAA